In one window of Anthonomus grandis grandis chromosome 11, icAntGran1.3, whole genome shotgun sequence DNA:
- the LOC126742459 gene encoding zinc finger BED domain-containing protein 4-like has protein sequence MISKGRRLVTHFNHSGLAQENLLAIQKKLSLPEHQLVQDISTRWNSTFYMSERLLEQKRAISLYVADYDTLTNLTTHERCLMEQCVKLLKPFEEITKITSAGLSCISEVIPQLTALKKYLCKDETAQRTADLPHMRAALKSELNSRFSLLSTDLNYLIVTFLDPRFKTNYLRILEAERARQKILLEFLKMTCDESSSSSDTSPSSTPPPSKKSRNKTDSNVTRDSHDTFWDCFNEIAHENNSQSHQSQNQAKNPITREIDGYLKTVRIDHNWDPYAWWSANLQEYPNLMKFAKVYLSAPCSSVFSERLFSEAGFVYENKRNRLLPANAKNLVLVHHNLPLLNFDY, from the coding sequence ATGATAAGCAAAGGCAGACGTCTCGTTACACATTTTAATCATTCGGGGTTAGCTCAAGAAAACCTGTTGGCAATTCAAAAGAAGTTGAGTTTACCCGAACATCAATTAGTGCAGGATATTAGCACGAGGTGGAATTCCACGTTTTACATGTCAGAACGCTTGTTAGAACAAAAACGTGCTATATCCCTTTATGTTGCCGATTACGACACACTGACTAATTTAACGACTCATGAGCGGTGTCTGATGGAACAATGTGTCAAACTTTTGAAGCCATTCGAAGAGATAACTAAAATCACAAGTGCTGGTCTCTCCTGCATATCCGAAGTAATACCGCAGCTAACAGCATTGAAAAAATACCTATGCAAGGATGAGACTGCGCAACGAACAGCTGATTTACCTCATATGAGAGCTGCCTTAAAATCAGAATTGAATTCTCGTTTTAGCTTATTATCTACAGATCTGAATTATCTTATTGTAACTTTCTTGGACCCCAGATTCAAAACAAACTATTTAAGGATTCTCGAAGCTGAAAGAGCGCGACAAAAGATCTTattagagtttttaaaaatgacttgcgACGAGTCCTCCAGCAGCAGTGATACATCGCCATCATCCACACCACCACCTTCTAAAAAAAGCAGAAATAAAACTGATTCCAATGTGACTCGCGATTCCCACGACACCTTTTGGGATTGTTTCAATGAAATAGCACATGAAAATAACAGTCAAAGTCATCAAAGTCAAAATCAAGCGAAAAATCCAATTACAAGAGAGATTGACGGTTATTTGAAGACAGTTCGAATTGATCACAACTGGGATCCGTACGCTTGGTGGTCGGCTAATTTACAAGAGTATCCCAATTTGATGAAGTTTGCCAAAGTATACCTTTCAGCTCCTTGCAGCAGTGTTTTCAGTGAGAGGCTGTTTTCCGAAGCAGGTTTTGTTTACGAAAACAAGCGAAATCGCCTGTTGCCGGCAAACgctaaaaatttggttttagtTCACCATAATTTACCACTTCTTAATTTTGACTATTAg
- the LOC126742460 gene encoding uncharacterized protein LOC126742460, whose translation MCTSTKSGVSLTIGSHCNSTETFDVNAIIMDKVCDQIPTATTSLTKCPQIENLTLSDPDFNKPGPIHLLLGNDVVPYILRDGKICMGFDNPVCLNTLFGWTIVGKTSINSPILQKQKTFFTKTLTLEKFWEVEKVPEVVCISPEKEYCHKYFEETATLSPQGRYVVSLPFRVISPDFGDTRTMALKRFYALERRFLQNKHFYSAYSEIMRDYLNCGHMNGVSQPAFTEINNFFYIPHHAIFKESSTTPVRIVFNASACAPNKISLNKALYTGPKLQKHLIEILLNFCSSKYVFTCDFKVMYRMIQVNPLDRKFQRILWPFSPDQPISDYEINVVVFGVTCSPFLAIRTLLRLDNDHSDLPLASDLIINSSYNDDIHGSDDFLDTLLLMKDQLITLLMRAGLLVRKWATNNPKVLEGYQKITFRQNRFLLTLKTVIF comes from the coding sequence ATGTGTACTTCTACGAAATCAGGAGTCTCCCTTACTATTGGATCCCATTGTAATTCTACTGAAACTTTTGATGTAAATGCTATTATCATGGATAAAGTCTGCGATCAAATCCCTACTGCCACTACTTCTTTGACTAAATGTCCTCAAATAGAAAATCTTACTCTTTCTGATCCAGATTTTAATAAGCCCGGACCAATTCATTTACTCTTAGGTAACGACGTTGTTCCTTATATTTTGCGGGATGGTAAAATTTGCATGGGTTTCGATAATCCTGTTTGTTTAAATACGTTATTTGGTTGGACAATTGTTGGGAAAACTTCTATTAATTCTCCAATTTTGCAGaagcaaaaaacattttttacaaaaactttaactcTGGAAAAATTCTGGGAAGTTGAAAAGGTTCCAGAAGTTGTCTGTATTAGCCCGGAGAAAGAATATTGccataaatattttgaagaaacAGCTACACTTTCGCCTCAAGGTCGTTATGTAGTTTCTTTGCCATTTCGAGTTATTTCACCTGATTTTGGAGATACACGAACGATGGCTTTAAAGCGTTTTTATGCGCTCGAACGTCGTTTCctacaaaataaacatttctacAGTGCATACTCGGAAATAATGCGTGATTATTTAAATTGTGGACATATGAACGGCGTTTCCCAGCCTGCATTtactgaaattaataatttcttctacATTCCACATCATGCTATATTTAAGGAATCTTCTACTACGCCTGTAAGAATTGTTTTCAATGCTAGTGCATGCGCACCTAACaagatttctttaaataaagcgCTCTATACGGGGCCTAAATTGCAAAAGCATTTGATAGAGATACTACTGAATTTTTGTTCTAGTAAATACGTCTTTACTTGCGACTTTAAGGTAATGTATAGGATGATACAAGTAAATCCTTTGGACCGAAAATTCCAAAGAATTTTATGGCCTTTTTCACCGGACCAACCAATCTCGGATTATGAGATTAATGTTGTTGTTTTTGGGGTAACTTGCTCACCCTTTCTTGCAATACGTACCTTGCTAAGATTAGATAATGATCATTCTGATTTGCCATTAGCTagtgatttaattattaattcatcTTATAATGATGATATACATGGGTCCGATGACTTTTTGGACACTTTACTACTTATGAAAGATCAACTTATTACTCTTTTGATGCGAGCAGGTCTTTTAGTTCGAAAATGGGCTACCAATAACCCTAAAGTATTAGAAGGATACCAGAAGATCACATTCAGACAGAATCGCTTTCTTTTGACCCTGAAAaccgtaattttttaa